The following are encoded together in the Pseudomonas xantholysinigenes genome:
- a CDS encoding OFA family MFS transporter, translated as MNSSITAGAVASAPGFLSKERIIARPGFNRWLVPPAALAIHLCIGMAYGFSVFWLPLSQALGVSAPVACAADMGFVARLFSAECDWPISMLSWIYTLFFVFLGCSAAVLGGWLEHAGPRKAGLVSALCWCGGLLISAIGVKTHQLWLMWLGSGVIGGIGLGLGYISPVSTLIKWFPDKRGMATGMAIMGFGGGAMVGAPLATALMGHFSSPTEVGVWQSFVAMAAIYFVFMTAGALAYRVPPTGWKPEGWTPPAKKANAMVTDRHVHVSVAWKTPQFALVWLVLCLNVSAGIGILGMASPLLQEVFAGKLLGNELTFGELNAAQLAQIAAIAAGFTGLLSLFNIGGRFFWASFSDYIGRKNTYFAFFALGVGLYSLVPNMGHIGNVALFVVAFCIILSMYGGGFATVPAYLADLFGTQMVGAIHGRLLTAWAAAGVLGPVLITYLREAQLAAGVERAAAYDMTLYILAGLLVLGFICNLLVRPVADKYFMTDAELAAERALSHDKGADSARALEWHAAPGSLPLVLLAWAVVVIPLAWGVWITLQKTAVLFH; from the coding sequence ATGAACAGCAGTATCACGGCGGGGGCAGTGGCGAGCGCGCCAGGCTTCCTGTCGAAGGAGCGCATCATCGCCCGTCCGGGCTTCAACCGCTGGCTGGTGCCGCCGGCGGCCCTGGCCATCCACCTGTGCATCGGCATGGCCTATGGCTTCTCGGTGTTCTGGCTGCCGCTGTCCCAGGCGCTGGGCGTCAGCGCGCCGGTGGCCTGCGCCGCCGACATGGGCTTCGTCGCCCGCCTGTTCAGCGCCGAGTGCGACTGGCCGATCTCCATGCTCAGCTGGATCTACACCCTGTTCTTCGTGTTCCTCGGCTGCTCGGCCGCGGTGCTCGGCGGCTGGCTGGAGCATGCAGGCCCGCGCAAGGCCGGCCTGGTTTCGGCGCTGTGCTGGTGCGGCGGCCTGCTGATCTCGGCGATCGGCGTGAAGACCCATCAGCTGTGGCTGATGTGGCTGGGTTCGGGGGTGATCGGGGGGATAGGCCTGGGCCTGGGCTACATTTCGCCGGTGTCGACCTTGATCAAATGGTTCCCGGACAAGCGCGGCATGGCCACCGGCATGGCGATCATGGGCTTTGGCGGAGGTGCCATGGTGGGCGCGCCGCTGGCTACTGCCTTGATGGGGCATTTCTCCAGCCCGACCGAGGTGGGCGTGTGGCAGAGCTTCGTCGCCATGGCCGCGATCTACTTCGTGTTCATGACCGCTGGCGCCCTGGCCTACCGCGTGCCGCCGACCGGCTGGAAGCCTGAGGGCTGGACGCCACCGGCGAAGAAGGCCAACGCCATGGTCACCGACCGCCACGTGCACGTCAGCGTGGCCTGGAAGACCCCGCAGTTCGCCCTGGTCTGGCTGGTGCTGTGCCTGAACGTCTCGGCGGGTATCGGCATCCTCGGCATGGCCTCGCCGCTGCTGCAGGAAGTGTTCGCCGGCAAGCTGCTGGGCAACGAACTGACCTTCGGCGAGCTGAACGCCGCGCAGCTGGCGCAGATTGCCGCCATCGCCGCCGGCTTCACCGGCCTGCTGAGCCTGTTCAACATTGGTGGGCGGTTCTTCTGGGCGTCGTTCTCCGACTACATTGGTCGCAAGAATACCTACTTTGCCTTCTTCGCCCTGGGCGTGGGCCTTTACAGCCTGGTGCCGAACATGGGCCACATCGGCAACGTCGCGCTGTTCGTGGTGGCGTTCTGCATCATCCTGTCGATGTACGGCGGCGGTTTCGCCACGGTGCCGGCGTACCTGGCCGACCTGTTCGGCACGCAGATGGTCGGCGCCATCCATGGTCGCCTGTTGACCGCCTGGGCGGCGGCTGGCGTGCTGGGGCCGGTGCTGATCACCTACCTGCGCGAGGCGCAGCTGGCGGCGGGCGTGGAGCGGGCAGCGGCCTACGACATGACCTTGTACATCCTCGCCGGCTTGCTGGTGCTGGGCTTCATCTGCAACCTGCTGGTGCGACCGGTGGCGGACAAGTACTTCATGACCGATGCCGAACTGGCTGCCGAGCGCGCGCTGAGCCATGACAAGGGCGCGGATTCGGCGCGTGCGCTGGAATGGCATGCGGCGCCGGGCAGCCTGCCGTTGGTGCTGCTGGCCTGGGCCGTGGTGGTGATTCCGCTGGCCTGGGGGGTGTGGATCACCTTGCAGAAGACCGCAGTGCTGTTCCATTGA
- a CDS encoding DUF2164 domain-containing protein yields MSRSRSKAPVITLAPEQEREALDTLKRFLEDRFELQLGSFEVAEVLELFSKEIAPHYYNRAIADVQLHLKERFESIESDLWALEKS; encoded by the coding sequence ATGAGCAGATCGCGGAGCAAGGCCCCCGTCATCACCCTGGCCCCGGAGCAGGAGCGCGAGGCGCTCGACACGCTCAAGCGTTTTCTCGAAGACCGCTTCGAGCTGCAGCTGGGGTCGTTCGAGGTGGCCGAGGTCCTCGAGCTGTTCAGCAAAGAGATTGCACCCCACTACTACAACAGGGCGATTGCCGATGTTCAGCTGCACCTCAAGGAGCGGTTCGAAAGCATCGAAAGCGACCTGTGGGCTTTAGAAAAGAGCTGA
- the hisB gene encoding imidazoleglycerol-phosphate dehydratase HisB, which yields MVERKASVERNTLETQVKCSINLDGSGKARFEIGVPFLEHMLDQIARHGLIDLDIECKGDLHIDDHHTVEDVGITLGMAFAQAIGDKKGIFRYGHAYVPLDEALSRVVIDFSGRPGLQMHVPYTRATVGGFDVDLFQEFFQGFVNHALVTLHIDNLRGHNTHHQIETVFKAFGRALRMAITLDERMAGQMPSTKGCL from the coding sequence ATGGTCGAACGTAAGGCTTCCGTCGAGCGCAATACCCTGGAAACCCAGGTCAAGTGCTCGATCAACCTCGATGGCAGCGGCAAGGCCCGATTCGAAATCGGCGTGCCTTTCCTTGAACACATGCTCGACCAGATCGCCCGACATGGGCTGATCGATCTGGACATCGAGTGCAAGGGCGACCTGCATATCGACGATCACCATACCGTCGAGGACGTCGGCATCACCCTGGGCATGGCGTTCGCCCAGGCCATCGGCGACAAGAAGGGCATCTTCCGCTACGGCCATGCCTATGTGCCCCTGGACGAAGCCCTGTCGCGGGTGGTCATCGACTTCTCTGGCCGTCCGGGCCTGCAGATGCACGTGCCCTATACCCGTGCCACTGTCGGCGGCTTCGATGTCGACCTGTTCCAGGAGTTCTTCCAGGGCTTCGTCAACCACGCCCTGGTGACCCTGCACATCGACAACCTGCGTGGCCACAACACCCACCACCAGATCGAGACCGTGTTCAAGGCATTCGGCCGCGCCCTGCGCATGGCCATCACCCTTGACGAGCGCATGGCCGGGCAGATGCCTTCCACCAAGGGATGCCTGTAA
- the mutY gene encoding A/G-specific adenine glycosylase codes for MSPQQFSSAVLDWYDQHGRHDLPWQQGITPYRVWVSEIMLQQTQVSTVLNYFDRFMQALPTVQALAEAPEDEVLHLWTGLGYYTRARNLQKAAKIVVEQHGGEFPRSVEQLTELPGIGRSTAGAIASISMGIRAPILDGNVKRVLARFTAQAGYPGEPKVANQLWASAERFTPMTRVNHFTQAMMDMGATLCTRSKPSCLICPLQRGCEAHLHGEETRYPEPKPRKALPQRKTLMPLLTNHEGAILLYRRPSTGLWGGLWSLPELDNLEQLDDLAYQHGLRLNDRQALAGLTHTFSHFQLAIEPWLVRVDPVGAHVAEPDWLWYNLATPPRLGLAAPVKKLLQRAADELIAGDKP; via the coding sequence ATGAGCCCACAGCAGTTCTCCAGCGCCGTGCTGGACTGGTACGACCAGCACGGCCGGCATGACCTGCCCTGGCAACAGGGCATCACCCCGTATCGGGTGTGGGTCTCCGAAATCATGTTGCAGCAGACCCAAGTCAGCACCGTGCTCAACTACTTCGACCGCTTCATGCAGGCCCTGCCCACCGTGCAGGCGCTGGCCGAGGCGCCCGAGGACGAAGTGCTGCACCTGTGGACGGGCCTGGGCTACTACACCCGCGCGCGCAACCTGCAAAAGGCTGCGAAGATCGTCGTCGAGCAGCATGGCGGCGAGTTTCCGCGCAGCGTCGAGCAGCTCACCGAGCTGCCCGGCATCGGCCGCTCCACCGCAGGCGCCATCGCCAGCATCAGCATGGGCATCCGCGCGCCGATCCTCGATGGCAACGTCAAGCGCGTGCTGGCCCGCTTCACCGCGCAGGCCGGCTACCCCGGCGAGCCGAAGGTGGCCAACCAGCTGTGGGCCAGCGCCGAGCGCTTCACGCCGATGACCCGGGTCAACCACTTTACCCAGGCGATGATGGACATGGGCGCGACGCTGTGCACCCGTAGCAAGCCCAGTTGCCTGATCTGCCCGTTGCAGCGCGGCTGCGAAGCCCATCTGCACGGCGAAGAGACCCGCTACCCCGAGCCCAAGCCACGCAAGGCCCTGCCCCAGCGCAAGACGTTGATGCCGCTGCTGACCAACCACGAAGGCGCGATCCTGCTCTACCGCCGGCCATCCACCGGCCTGTGGGGCGGGCTGTGGAGCCTGCCGGAGCTGGACAACCTCGAACAACTCGACGACCTCGCCTACCAGCACGGGTTGCGCCTGAACGACCGCCAGGCCCTGGCAGGCCTGACCCACACTTTCAGCCATTTCCAGCTGGCCATCGAGCCCTGGCTGGTGCGTGTCGACCCGGTCGGCGCGCACGTGGCCGAGCCCGACTGGCTCTGGTATAACCTCGCCACCCCGCCGCGCCTGGGCCTCGCCGCCCCGGTCAAGAAGCTGCTGCAACGCGCGGCCGACGAACTGATTGCAGGAGACAAGCCATGA
- a CDS encoding oxidative damage protection protein has protein sequence MTRTVKCRKYNEELPGLDRPPYPGAKGQDIFENISQKAWKEWQDHQTMLINEKRLNMMNAEDRKFIQAEMDKFFAGEDYAQAEGYVPPSN, from the coding sequence ATGACCCGCACCGTGAAGTGCCGCAAGTACAACGAAGAGCTGCCAGGTCTCGACCGCCCACCGTACCCAGGTGCCAAGGGCCAGGACATCTTCGAAAACATCTCGCAGAAAGCCTGGAAGGAGTGGCAGGACCACCAGACCATGCTGATCAACGAGAAGCGCCTGAACATGATGAACGCCGAGGACCGCAAGTTCATCCAGGCCGAGATGGACAAGTTCTTCGCTGGTGAGGACTACGCCCAGGCCGAAGGCTACGTTCCGCCTTCGAATTGA
- the ppk2 gene encoding polyphosphate kinase 2 produces MSEESATLPLPSPVETGSSPKPAPRTRRPRQRKTATSTAAPETITQVSQQPAALEVANARKGSNEDSTSARLPASYPYRTRMRRQDYEKAKHELQIELLKVQNWVKETGQRIVVLFEGRDAAGKGGTIKRFMEHLNPRGARIVALEKPSEQEKGQWYFQRYVQHLPTAGEMVFFDRSWYNRAGVEKVMDFCTPLQYLEFMRQAPDLERMLCNSGILLFKFWFSVNREEQLRRFISRRDDPLKHWKLSPIDIKSLDKWEDYTAAKEAMFFHTDTADAPWTVIKSDDKKRARINCIRHFLHSLDYPGKDHRVAHAPDALLVGRASRGFEEDEPAVLAG; encoded by the coding sequence ATGAGCGAAGAATCCGCCACCCTCCCCCTGCCGTCGCCTGTCGAGACCGGCAGCAGCCCCAAGCCTGCGCCCCGAACCCGTCGCCCGCGCCAGCGCAAAACCGCTACCAGCACCGCCGCGCCAGAGACCATCACCCAGGTCAGCCAACAGCCCGCCGCCCTGGAAGTGGCCAACGCGCGCAAGGGCAGCAACGAAGACAGCACCTCGGCACGCCTGCCGGCCAGCTACCCGTACCGTACGCGCATGCGCCGCCAGGACTACGAGAAGGCCAAGCACGAGCTGCAAATCGAATTGCTCAAGGTGCAGAACTGGGTCAAGGAGACCGGCCAGCGCATCGTCGTGCTGTTCGAGGGCCGCGATGCCGCAGGCAAGGGCGGCACCATCAAGCGCTTCATGGAGCACCTGAACCCGCGCGGCGCACGCATCGTCGCACTGGAGAAGCCCTCCGAGCAGGAAAAGGGCCAGTGGTACTTCCAGCGCTATGTGCAGCACCTGCCCACGGCCGGTGAAATGGTGTTCTTCGACCGCTCCTGGTACAACCGCGCCGGCGTCGAGAAGGTGATGGACTTCTGCACGCCACTGCAATACCTGGAGTTCATGCGCCAGGCGCCCGACCTTGAGCGCATGCTGTGCAACAGCGGCATCCTGCTGTTCAAGTTCTGGTTCTCGGTCAACCGCGAGGAACAACTGCGCCGCTTCATCTCCCGCCGCGACGACCCGCTCAAGCACTGGAAGCTGTCGCCCATCGACATCAAGTCGCTGGACAAGTGGGAGGACTACACCGCGGCCAAAGAGGCCATGTTCTTCCATACCGACACCGCCGATGCGCCGTGGACGGTGATCAAGTCGGATGACAAGAAGCGGGCGCGGATCAACTGCATTCGCCACTTCCTGCATTCGCTGGATTATCCGGGCAAGGATCACCGCGTGGCACATGCGCCGGATGCGCTGCTGGTCGGTCGGGCTTCGCGAGGGTTCGAGGAGGATGAGCCGGCGGTGCTGGCCGGCTGA
- the hisA gene encoding 1-(5-phosphoribosyl)-5-[(5-phosphoribosylamino)methylideneamino]imidazole-4-carboxamide isomerase: MLIIPAIDLKDGACVRLRQGRMEDSTVFSDDPVSMAAKWVEGGCRRLHLVDLNGAFEGQPVNGEVVTAIAKRYPTLPIQIGGGIRSLETIEHYVKAGVSYVIIGTKAVKQPEFVAEACKAFPGKIIVGLDAKDGFVATDGWAEVSSVQVIDLAKRFEADGVSSIVYTDIAKDGMMQGCNVPFTKALAEATRIPVIASGGIHNLGDIKALLDAKAPGIIGAITGRAIYEGTLDVAEAQAFCDNY; the protein is encoded by the coding sequence ATGCTGATTATCCCCGCTATCGATCTCAAGGACGGTGCCTGCGTACGCCTGCGCCAAGGCCGCATGGAAGACTCCACCGTATTCTCCGACGACCCGGTGAGCATGGCCGCCAAATGGGTCGAGGGTGGCTGCCGTCGCCTGCACCTGGTCGACCTCAACGGCGCCTTCGAAGGCCAGCCGGTCAATGGTGAAGTGGTCACTGCCATCGCCAAGCGCTACCCGACCCTGCCGATCCAGATCGGCGGCGGCATCCGCTCGCTGGAAACCATCGAGCACTACGTCAAGGCTGGCGTCAGCTACGTGATCATCGGCACCAAGGCGGTCAAGCAGCCTGAGTTCGTCGCCGAGGCGTGCAAGGCCTTCCCGGGCAAGATCATCGTTGGCCTGGACGCCAAGGACGGTTTCGTCGCCACCGACGGCTGGGCCGAAGTCAGCTCGGTGCAGGTCATTGACCTGGCCAAGCGTTTCGAGGCTGATGGCGTGTCGTCGATCGTCTACACCGACATCGCCAAGGACGGCATGATGCAAGGCTGCAACGTGCCCTTCACCAAGGCCCTGGCCGAAGCCACCCGCATCCCGGTGATCGCCTCGGGCGGCATCCACAACCTGGGTGACATCAAGGCCCTGCTGGACGCCAAGGCGCCGGGCATCATCGGCGCCATCACCGGCCGTGCCATCTATGAAGGCACCCTCGACGT
- the hisH gene encoding imidazole glycerol phosphate synthase subunit HisH: MQTVAVIDYGMGNLHSVAKALEHVGAGKVLVTSDAAVIREADRVVFPGVGAIRDCMAEIRRLGFDSLVREVSQDRPFLGICVGMQALLEHSEENAGVDCIGLFPGQVRFFGKDLQEDGEHLKVPHMGWNEVGQTNDHPLWHDIPDRARFYFVHSYFIEAGKPSQVVGRGHYGVDFAAALAEGSRFAVQFHPEKSHTHGLQLLQNFVAWDGRW, encoded by the coding sequence ATGCAGACGGTAGCCGTAATCGACTATGGCATGGGCAACCTGCACTCGGTGGCCAAGGCCCTGGAGCACGTGGGCGCCGGCAAGGTCCTGGTGACCAGCGACGCCGCGGTGATTCGTGAAGCCGATCGCGTGGTGTTCCCAGGCGTTGGCGCAATTCGCGACTGCATGGCCGAGATTCGCCGCCTGGGCTTCGACAGCCTGGTCCGCGAGGTTAGCCAGGATCGCCCGTTCCTCGGTATCTGCGTCGGCATGCAGGCGCTGCTCGAGCACAGCGAGGAAAACGCCGGCGTCGACTGCATCGGCCTGTTCCCCGGCCAGGTGCGCTTCTTCGGCAAGGACCTGCAGGAAGACGGCGAGCACCTGAAAGTGCCGCACATGGGTTGGAACGAAGTCGGCCAGACCAACGACCACCCGCTGTGGCACGACATTCCCGATCGCGCGCGTTTCTACTTTGTGCACAGCTACTTCATCGAGGCCGGTAAGCCGAGCCAGGTGGTGGGTCGCGGCCACTATGGCGTCGACTTCGCCGCCGCGCTGGCCGAGGGCTCGCGCTTTGCCGTGCAGTTCCACCCAGAGAAGAGCCACACCCACGGCCTGCAGTTGCTGCAGAACTTCGTCGCCTGGGACGGGCGCTGGTAA
- a CDS encoding AsmA family protein, with protein MKAFGKILGLGLLGLLLIIVALGFALTHLFDPNDYKDEIRQLAREKAHVELTLNGDIGWSLFPWLGLELHEASIATLNNPKVPFADLQMLGLSVRVLPLLRREVQMSDVRVEGLNLTLTRDANGHGNWEDIGKPLPEPSVAGNPASSPAEAPGSAPAPAQAQTSERSVKLDIDSLTVNNARVLYTDEKAGQSYGAESIQLSTGPVHEGANIPLKASAFLSASQPNLKARTELTGELRFDRKLKRYNLEDMRLSGETSGEPLAGKTLTFVAQGQVLVDLGANVASWSGLKVSANQLRALGELNLRDLDKAPQVSGGLSIAQFDLRTFLDGIGHPLPATADPAVFKKLELVTRLEGSPNSLALEDLAVKLDDSTFSGRVAVEDFAKQALRIRLKGDTFNADRYLPAKSEQAKGASAARQAEVKQQEATAVAGAGSTPLPNAPTQVAWSTDKLLPVDRLRALDLQADLGFGALTLDKLPISDAQLNASGQGGLLTLQTLRGSLYNGTFEAKGTVDVRPAVPQLGINTKINRVPVEHFIKGESPDQQPPVKGLLTLNSDLTATGNSQKALVDTLNGNASFSINDGVLVNANLEQQLCQAIATLNRKQLSGEPRGKDTPFQELRGSLVIRNGVASNPDLKARIPGLTVNGHGDLDLRVLGMDYNVGVVVEGDQRAMPDPACQVNERYVGVEVPLRCRGPLELGAKACRLDQDGLGKVAAKLAGNRLKDKIDQKLEEKLGDKVSPELKDALKGLFKR; from the coding sequence ATGAAAGCGTTCGGCAAAATCCTGGGGCTGGGGCTTCTCGGGTTGTTGCTGATCATCGTGGCGCTGGGCTTCGCCCTGACCCACCTCTTCGATCCCAACGACTACAAAGACGAAATCCGCCAACTGGCCCGCGAAAAGGCCCATGTCGAGCTGACCCTCAACGGCGACATCGGCTGGAGCCTGTTCCCCTGGCTGGGCCTGGAGCTGCACGAGGCGAGCATCGCCACGCTGAACAACCCCAAGGTACCGTTCGCCGACCTGCAGATGCTCGGCCTGTCGGTGCGTGTGCTGCCGCTGCTGCGCCGCGAGGTGCAGATGAGCGATGTGCGGGTCGAAGGCCTCAACCTGACCCTCACCCGCGACGCCAACGGCCATGGCAACTGGGAAGACATCGGCAAGCCGCTGCCCGAGCCGAGCGTCGCCGGCAACCCGGCCAGCTCGCCTGCCGAGGCGCCGGGCTCCGCCCCCGCCCCCGCCCAAGCGCAAACCAGCGAACGCTCGGTCAAGCTCGACATCGACAGCCTGACCGTCAACAACGCCCGTGTGCTCTACACCGACGAAAAGGCCGGCCAGAGCTACGGCGCCGAAAGCATCCAGCTGAGCACCGGCCCCGTGCACGAGGGCGCGAACATCCCGCTCAAGGCCAGTGCCTTCCTCAGCGCCAGCCAGCCGAACCTCAAGGCGCGCACCGAGCTGACCGGCGAGCTGCGCTTTGACCGCAAGCTCAAGCGCTACAACCTCGAGGACATGCGCCTGTCTGGTGAAACCTCGGGCGAGCCGCTGGCCGGCAAGACCCTGACCTTCGTTGCCCAAGGCCAAGTGCTGGTCGACCTGGGTGCCAACGTCGCCTCGTGGAGCGGCCTGAAGGTTTCGGCCAACCAGCTGCGCGCCCTTGGCGAACTGAACCTGCGCGACCTGGATAAAGCGCCACAGGTAAGCGGCGGCCTGTCCATCGCCCAGTTCGACCTGCGCACCTTCCTCGATGGCATCGGCCATCCACTGCCGGCCACCGCCGACCCTGCGGTATTCAAGAAGCTCGAGCTGGTCACCCGCCTGGAGGGCTCGCCGAACAGCCTGGCCCTGGAAGACCTGGCGGTGAAACTGGACGACAGCACCTTCAGCGGCCGCGTGGCGGTGGAAGACTTCGCCAAGCAAGCCCTGCGCATACGCCTGAAAGGCGACACCTTCAACGCCGATCGCTACCTGCCGGCCAAGAGTGAACAGGCCAAGGGCGCCAGCGCCGCGCGCCAGGCCGAGGTCAAGCAACAGGAAGCCACGGCGGTGGCCGGCGCCGGCTCCACGCCGCTGCCCAATGCCCCGACCCAGGTTGCCTGGAGCACCGACAAGCTGCTGCCGGTCGACCGCCTGCGTGCCCTCGACCTGCAAGCGGACCTGGGCTTCGGCGCCCTCACCCTGGACAAGCTGCCGATCAGCGACGCCCAGCTCAACGCCAGCGGCCAGGGCGGCCTGCTAACCCTGCAGACCCTGCGCGGCAGCCTGTACAACGGTACCTTCGAAGCCAAGGGCACCGTCGATGTGCGACCGGCCGTGCCACAGCTTGGGATCAACACCAAGATCAACCGGGTGCCGGTGGAGCACTTCATCAAGGGCGAAAGTCCGGATCAACAGCCGCCGGTCAAGGGCCTGCTGACCCTGAACAGCGACCTCACCGCCACCGGCAATAGCCAGAAAGCGCTGGTCGACACCCTCAACGGCAACGCCAGCTTCAGCATCAACGACGGCGTGCTGGTCAACGCCAACCTCGAACAGCAACTGTGCCAGGCCATCGCCACGCTCAACCGCAAGCAACTGAGCGGTGAGCCACGCGGCAAGGACACGCCGTTCCAGGAACTGCGCGGCAGCCTGGTGATCCGCAACGGCGTGGCCAGCAACCCCGACCTCAAGGCACGCATCCCGGGCCTGACCGTCAACGGCCACGGCGACCTCGACCTGCGCGTGTTGGGCATGGACTACAACGTCGGCGTGGTCGTCGAAGGCGACCAGCGCGCCATGCCCGACCCGGCCTGCCAGGTCAACGAGCGCTATGTCGGCGTCGAAGTGCCGCTGCGCTGCCGCGGCCCGCTGGAGCTGGGGGCCAAGGCCTGCCGCCTGGACCAGGACGGCCTGGGCAAGGTAGCCGCCAAGCTGGCCGGCAACCGTCTGAAAGACAAGATCGACCAGAAGCTTGAAGAAAAACTCGGCGACAAGGTCAGCCCGGAACTGAAAGACGCACTGAAGGGGCTGTTCAAACGATGA